From Pseudonocardia autotrophica, one genomic window encodes:
- the dctP gene encoding TRAP transporter substrate-binding protein DctP — protein MGDRRGRLRRAGAGAAAAALLLSGCGLGGPIDASDIPVAPGEPGDTVLRLAHAYDVSHPVEQCGTPLIQEELRGSGITVESYPSAQLGTEAESLEQVAAGGLDLTVAGPSFLGVWYEPAAVLDGAYLFDDVGEFVAAVQGPVVARVHEEFRERSGMRVLSSWYYGTRHITADRPVERPEDLAGVKIRTPDAPLYLTNFGIMGGAATPMALGEVYLALQQGTLDAQENPVPTISSSGFHEVQDHLNLTGHIVQGVHLIANDELNSALEPRQRERLDAAATAASEAIRECILAEETEIVEQWRAEGTLTVNDVDIAPFADRVRAELPARVSWGDVYQEIRESVR, from the coding sequence ATGGGTGACCGACGAGGGCGCCTGCGCCGCGCCGGGGCGGGAGCGGCCGCCGCGGCCCTGCTGCTGTCCGGCTGCGGACTGGGCGGGCCGATCGACGCGAGCGACATCCCGGTCGCGCCGGGTGAACCGGGTGACACGGTGCTGCGGCTGGCGCACGCCTACGACGTGAGCCACCCGGTCGAGCAGTGCGGTACGCCGCTGATCCAGGAGGAGCTGCGCGGCAGCGGCATCACCGTCGAGAGCTATCCCTCGGCGCAGCTGGGCACCGAGGCCGAGTCACTGGAACAGGTCGCCGCCGGCGGGCTCGACCTGACCGTGGCCGGGCCGTCGTTCCTGGGGGTCTGGTACGAGCCCGCCGCGGTGCTCGACGGGGCGTACCTGTTCGACGACGTCGGTGAGTTCGTCGCCGCGGTGCAGGGGCCGGTCGTCGCCCGGGTGCACGAGGAGTTCCGCGAGCGCAGCGGGATGCGGGTGCTGTCCAGCTGGTACTACGGGACCCGGCACATCACCGCCGACCGGCCCGTCGAGCGGCCCGAGGACCTGGCCGGGGTCAAGATCCGCACCCCGGACGCGCCGCTCTACCTCACCAACTTCGGGATCATGGGTGGTGCGGCGACCCCGATGGCGCTCGGCGAGGTCTACCTCGCGTTGCAGCAGGGCACCCTCGACGCGCAGGAGAACCCGGTGCCGACCATCTCGTCGTCCGGGTTCCACGAGGTCCAGGACCATCTGAACCTGACCGGGCACATCGTGCAGGGCGTCCACCTGATCGCCAACGACGAGCTGAACTCGGCCCTGGAACCCCGGCAGCGGGAACGGCTGGACGCGGCCGCGACGGCGGCGAGCGAGGCGATCCGGGAGTGCATCCTCGCCGAGGAGACCGAGATCGTCGAGCAGTGGCGGGCCGAGGGCACGCTCACCGTCAACGACGTCGACATCGCGCCGTTCGCCGACCGGGTCCGGGCCGAGCTGCCCGCCCGGGTGTCCTGGGGCGACGTGTACCAGGAGATCAGGGAGTCGGTCCGATGA
- a CDS encoding DUF6319 family protein: MDEDLATGTGADTQETGDEAPKRRRGRPKGSSTARTTRVVTMTLTVSGSADGEWQAELKQGSSWIARGLPVSASAVSAAAATLHADLAGPVDEVIESAKSAKAARVAELEAELEQARKALAALEE, translated from the coding sequence GTGGACGAGGATCTGGCCACCGGGACCGGGGCAGACACGCAGGAGACCGGCGACGAGGCACCCAAGCGCAGGCGCGGACGTCCCAAGGGGTCGTCGACCGCCCGCACCACCCGGGTCGTGACGATGACGCTGACCGTGAGCGGCTCCGCCGACGGCGAGTGGCAGGCCGAGCTCAAGCAGGGCTCGAGCTGGATCGCCCGCGGTCTGCCGGTGAGCGCGTCGGCGGTGTCGGCGGCCGCCGCCACCCTGCACGCCGATCTCGCCGGGCCGGTCGACGAGGTCATCGAGAGCGCGAAGTCGGCCAAGGCGGCGCGGGTCGCCGAGCTGGAGGCCGAGCTGGAGCAGGCCCGCAAGGCGCTCGCCGCACTGGAGGAGTGA
- a CDS encoding TRAP transporter large permease yields MTLALMVGALIALLLLRVPVAIALLVPSLVYVVVDPTASLGIAAQQTVSGVNSFPILAVPMFILLGNLANVSGITDKLFDAATAVVGRVRGGLGYVNVGTSFGFSWMSGAAIADAAAMGRVQVPAMVKRGYPLTFSVGITGASSLIAPLIPPSIPAIIYAVTAGLSVGALFMTGIVPALLLVLTLCATSWWLMRKRSDLREESLPAAQRFRAVLGSLPALGAAVIILGGILSGIFTPTEASAIGVVYLLVLALAYRALDLRRLYRTLLQTVETSGSVLFIVASAALFGWVLARERAPQLAAEMIFSFTVYPVVFLILVNLLLFVVGAILEPTAAILILVPVLAPVAEVFGIDPLHFAAIVIFNLMVGLLTPPVGLVVFVLASVTRTPVPTVIRGLLPFYVALVAVLMVITFFPLLTTWLPTALGFA; encoded by the coding sequence GTGACGCTCGCACTGATGGTGGGCGCGCTGATCGCCCTGCTGCTCCTGCGGGTACCGGTGGCGATCGCGCTGCTGGTCCCGTCGCTGGTGTACGTGGTCGTCGATCCGACGGCGTCGCTGGGCATCGCGGCCCAGCAGACCGTGTCCGGGGTGAACAGCTTCCCGATCCTCGCGGTCCCGATGTTCATCCTGCTGGGCAACCTGGCGAACGTCTCCGGGATCACCGACAAGCTCTTCGACGCCGCGACCGCGGTCGTCGGCCGGGTCCGCGGCGGTCTGGGCTACGTGAACGTCGGCACCAGCTTCGGCTTCTCCTGGATGAGCGGCGCCGCGATCGCCGACGCCGCGGCGATGGGCCGGGTCCAGGTCCCGGCGATGGTCAAGCGCGGCTACCCGCTGACCTTCAGCGTCGGGATCACCGGGGCGTCGTCGCTGATCGCCCCGCTGATCCCGCCGAGCATCCCGGCGATCATCTACGCGGTCACCGCCGGACTGTCGGTCGGCGCGCTGTTCATGACCGGGATCGTGCCCGCGCTGCTGCTGGTGCTCACCCTGTGCGCGACCTCGTGGTGGCTGATGCGCAAGCGCTCGGACCTGCGGGAGGAGAGCCTGCCCGCGGCACAGCGGTTCCGCGCGGTGCTCGGCTCGCTGCCGGCGCTCGGCGCCGCGGTGATCATCCTCGGCGGGATCCTGTCCGGGATCTTCACCCCGACCGAGGCGTCCGCGATCGGTGTGGTCTACCTGCTCGTGCTGGCGCTGGCCTACCGGGCGCTGGACCTGCGCCGGCTCTACCGGACGCTGCTGCAGACGGTGGAGACGTCCGGCTCGGTGCTGTTCATCGTCGCGTCCGCGGCACTGTTCGGCTGGGTGCTGGCCCGCGAGCGGGCCCCGCAGCTGGCCGCCGAGATGATCTTCAGTTTCACCGTGTATCCGGTCGTGTTCCTGATCCTGGTCAATCTGCTGCTGTTCGTGGTCGGCGCGATCCTGGAGCCGACCGCGGCGATCCTGATCCTGGTCCCGGTGCTCGCCCCGGTGGCCGAGGTGTTCGGGATCGATCCGCTGCACTTCGCCGCGATCGTGATCTTCAACCTGATGGTGGGGTTGCTGACCCCGCCGGTCGGGCTGGTCGTGTTCGTGCTGGCCAGTGTCACCCGGACGCCGGTGCCGACGGTGATCCGCGGGCTGCTGCCGTTCTACGTCGCGCTGGTCGCGGTGCTGATGGTGATCACGTTCTTCCCGCTGCTGACGACGTGGCTGCCCACGGCGCTCGGCTTCGCCTGA
- a CDS encoding Ldh family oxidoreductase, with protein sequence MVAFAGRALTAVGVPDDDARLVGDSLASADRRGIASHGLLRLPLYVRTIRAGGVTARARPRWVREHGATAVLDADGGLGQVAMAVAVDRAAALAGEHGAAVVAVQGSSHYGAGAYWTERLTEQGMAGLLTSTTGASVTPFGGARPVLGTNPLTVAVPSSGDGPLAVDMATSNGAYGKVVAARDEGREIPEGWAVAADGTPTTDPAAALGGALLPFGRQKGSGLSVLLEVLAAALTSASYADETIDMWVDPGSRMNAGHLLLAVDTAAFTGRGHTEARAADMQERVRSAAPPGGTVHAPGDPERAQQARTGDRVPLAGPTLEQLDRMAADLGIEGIGEGT encoded by the coding sequence GTGGTCGCCTTCGCAGGCCGGGCGCTGACCGCGGTCGGTGTCCCGGATGACGACGCGCGACTGGTCGGTGACTCCCTGGCATCGGCCGACCGCCGTGGCATCGCCTCGCACGGCCTGCTGCGACTCCCGCTCTACGTCCGCACGATCCGGGCGGGCGGGGTCACCGCGCGGGCCCGGCCGCGCTGGGTGCGCGAGCACGGCGCCACCGCGGTGCTGGACGCCGACGGCGGACTGGGCCAGGTCGCGATGGCGGTCGCGGTGGACCGGGCGGCGGCACTGGCCGGTGAGCACGGCGCCGCGGTGGTCGCCGTGCAGGGCAGCTCGCACTACGGCGCCGGCGCCTACTGGACCGAGCGGCTGACCGAGCAGGGCATGGCCGGGCTGCTGACCTCCACCACCGGCGCCTCGGTGACCCCGTTCGGCGGGGCCCGGCCGGTGCTCGGGACCAACCCGCTGACCGTCGCCGTGCCGAGCTCGGGTGACGGGCCGCTCGCGGTGGACATGGCGACCAGCAACGGCGCCTACGGCAAGGTCGTCGCCGCCCGTGACGAGGGCCGCGAGATCCCGGAGGGCTGGGCGGTCGCCGCCGACGGCACCCCGACCACGGATCCGGCCGCCGCACTGGGCGGGGCACTGCTGCCGTTCGGCAGGCAGAAGGGCTCCGGCCTGTCGGTGCTGCTGGAGGTGCTCGCGGCCGCTCTGACCTCGGCGAGCTACGCCGACGAGACGATCGACATGTGGGTGGATCCGGGTTCGAGGATGAACGCAGGGCACCTGCTGCTCGCGGTCGACACCGCCGCCTTCACCGGGCGCGGGCACACCGAGGCGCGCGCGGCCGACATGCAGGAGCGGGTGCGGTCCGCCGCCCCGCCCGGGGGCACCGTGCACGCGCCGGGCGATCCGGAGCGGGCGCAGCAGGCGCGCACCGGTGACCGGGTCCCGCTCGCCGGCCCGACGCTCGAGCAGCTCGACCGGATGGCCGCCGACCTGGGGATCGAGGGAATCGGGGAGGGCACGTAG
- a CDS encoding TRAP transporter small permease codes for MSTQVHGEVPEEAPEEVPEAPDLLERRSRGYRLLVDVERVVCCLLLTGVLVAVLLQVLTRYVFDNPLSWTEEIARFLLVWLTFVAAGYVMSRRLHIVVDLLVDRLGSRASRLVDVFAGIVVLVASATLSVAGAVFAAGSSSLLAPATGLPLTVVYAAAVAGFALVALHGALNLYVALRHPDEIPGAVEALTAGAPRSIP; via the coding sequence ATGAGCACCCAGGTCCACGGTGAGGTTCCCGAGGAGGCTCCCGAGGAGGTCCCGGAGGCTCCCGACCTGCTGGAGCGGCGCAGTCGCGGCTACCGGTTGCTGGTCGACGTCGAACGCGTCGTGTGCTGCCTGCTGCTCACCGGTGTGCTGGTGGCGGTGCTGCTGCAGGTGCTGACCCGCTACGTCTTCGACAACCCGCTGAGCTGGACCGAGGAGATCGCCCGGTTCCTGCTGGTGTGGCTGACCTTCGTCGCCGCGGGCTACGTGATGTCACGCCGGCTGCACATCGTCGTCGATCTGCTGGTCGACCGGCTCGGGAGCCGGGCCTCGCGGCTGGTCGACGTGTTCGCCGGGATCGTGGTGCTGGTCGCCTCGGCGACCCTGTCCGTCGCCGGGGCGGTGTTCGCGGCGGGCAGCTCATCGCTGCTGGCACCCGCGACCGGGCTGCCGCTGACCGTCGTCTACGCCGCGGCCGTCGCCGGGTTCGCGCTGGTCGCGCTGCACGGCGCCCTGAACCTCTACGTCGCGCTCCGGCACCCGGACGAGATCCCCGGCGCCGTGGAGGCGCTCACCGCCGGAGCCCCGAGGAGCATCCCGTGA